The following are encoded in a window of Longimicrobiaceae bacterium genomic DNA:
- the dacB gene encoding D-alanyl-D-alanine carboxypeptidase/D-alanyl-D-alanine-endopeptidase: MKSGLCLLTGLATAVLHSLPTAAQPAPVAPPLQSQAEALVAKVGGRWGVLAWSIDGNRTLISINPNELFIPASNNKVFTSIWALDLFGPDHRFATELLITGPIENGVLRGDVVIRGSGDPSFGYPEFTTDPMEPLRIMARALAQRGVRRVEGDVVGDPFAFDTLLVGIAWPRDTGGGSAYYAPRVSGLPFHRNVISIRAVAGSGGATIELSPPVEVVPVRSRRSGGRAYAVRAPDNDTIEVRGAVSGRSTLYRVGVLRPALMTTDALRVALNEAGIEVAGQPRIGRTPEDARLVHRHLSLPLWMLIRKMNNESDNFFAEHVFKAAVREAIGVGSYFRGGPASALHFHEVAGIPLGELYQIDGSGLSLYNRASPNAMVRALIHAHNAPYSDAFHASLALAGERSGTLRRLFTGSPASGNLHAKTGYINDVRTLSGYVTAANGELIAFCFFYNGRGTSPARGVQMELGNLLASYGGAVSAAEASTE; the protein is encoded by the coding sequence ATGAAGTCCGGACTCTGCCTCTTGACCGGCCTGGCCACGGCCGTCCTGCATTCGCTTCCGACAGCCGCCCAGCCGGCGCCGGTCGCACCACCACTTCAGAGCCAGGCCGAGGCGCTGGTTGCCAAGGTAGGGGGGCGCTGGGGCGTGCTGGCCTGGTCGATCGACGGGAACCGCACGCTCATCTCCATCAATCCCAACGAGCTCTTCATTCCGGCCTCGAACAACAAGGTCTTCACCTCCATCTGGGCCCTGGACCTCTTCGGCCCGGATCACCGCTTTGCGACCGAGCTCCTGATAACCGGGCCGATCGAGAACGGCGTGTTGCGGGGGGACGTGGTGATACGGGGATCGGGTGATCCCTCGTTCGGCTATCCGGAATTCACCACCGATCCGATGGAACCGCTGCGGATCATGGCCCGGGCGCTCGCGCAGCGCGGGGTGCGCAGGGTGGAAGGCGACGTCGTCGGCGACCCCTTCGCCTTCGACACCCTCCTGGTGGGAATCGCCTGGCCGCGAGACACCGGCGGCGGGTCCGCTTATTACGCTCCCCGGGTAAGCGGATTACCGTTTCATCGTAACGTCATCTCGATCCGCGCCGTCGCTGGTAGCGGAGGAGCCACGATCGAGCTGAGCCCGCCCGTGGAGGTAGTCCCGGTGCGTTCCCGGAGGAGTGGGGGGCGGGCGTATGCGGTGCGGGCGCCCGACAACGACACGATCGAGGTGCGGGGCGCCGTTTCGGGAAGGTCGACCCTGTACCGCGTCGGCGTGTTGAGGCCGGCGCTGATGACGACCGACGCGCTGAGGGTGGCATTGAACGAGGCCGGCATCGAAGTCGCCGGCCAGCCGCGGATCGGGCGCACCCCGGAAGACGCGCGGCTGGTCCACCGTCACCTCTCGCTTCCGCTCTGGATGCTCATCCGCAAGATGAACAACGAGTCGGACAACTTCTTCGCGGAGCACGTCTTCAAAGCGGCTGTGCGGGAGGCGATCGGAGTCGGCAGCTACTTCAGGGGAGGGCCCGCATCTGCCCTGCACTTCCACGAGGTCGCCGGGATACCTCTGGGCGAACTGTACCAGATCGATGGTTCGGGGCTGTCCCTGTACAACCGGGCATCGCCCAACGCCATGGTCAGGGCGCTGATCCACGCCCACAACGCTCCCTACAGCGACGCATTCCACGCGTCCCTCGCCCTGGCCGGCGAGCGCAGCGGAACACTAAGGCGGCTCTTCACTGGCAGCCCCGCGTCCGGCAACCTCCACGCCAAGACAGGCTACATCAATGACGTACGCACCCTCTCGGGCTACGTCACCGCGGCGAACGGAGAGCTGATCGCCTTCTGCTTCTTCTACAACGGCCGAGGGACGTCGCCCGCCCGCGGCGTGCAGATGGAGCTTGGCAACCTGCTCGCTTCGTACGGCGGCGCAGTCTCCGCAGCGGAAGCGAGTACCGAGTGA
- a CDS encoding metal-dependent hydrolase: MAFPPAHFLVGAGMAELVRVASPLPRWRSWLIAGSLAASPDLDIILGLLLGRSGGYHGTFTHSALAVIVVSLLGAVAGQGWGILAGAGYGSHLLVDLLDDRGRTNVLLGWPLTLNQPDAIARVFPTVPFQQGHGAVQAALSLFEPHVFLALLEQTLVGAIFFLVLFGWAQALRTITGWWGR; the protein is encoded by the coding sequence GTGGCGTTCCCTCCCGCTCACTTCCTGGTCGGTGCCGGGATGGCCGAGCTGGTTCGCGTGGCCTCGCCGCTGCCGCGCTGGCGATCCTGGTTGATCGCGGGCTCTCTGGCCGCGAGCCCCGACCTCGACATCATCCTTGGGCTACTGCTGGGCAGAAGCGGCGGCTATCACGGCACATTCACCCACAGCGCGCTGGCGGTGATCGTCGTTTCGCTGCTGGGGGCAGTGGCCGGACAGGGGTGGGGGATCCTCGCGGGGGCCGGCTACGGCTCACACTTGCTGGTAGACCTTCTCGACGACCGCGGGCGCACGAACGTACTGCTGGGCTGGCCGCTCACGCTGAACCAGCCGGACGCCATCGCCCGGGTCTTTCCAACCGTACCTTTTCAGCAGGGCCACGGGGCGGTGCAGGCGGCACTCAGCCTTTTCGAACCGCACGTTTTCCTTGCACTGCTAGAGCAGACCTTGGTGGGCGCGATCTTCTTCCTCGTCCTCTTCGGCTGGGCGCAGGCGCTGAGGACCATCACGGGCTGGTGGGGACGCTGA
- a CDS encoding ATP-binding protein, translating into MSKPNDSAAMRVNAAPLHAPTPSVARTIAVESQEASAEADPSEERRPRLIAIVGDSGSGKSTVADAVTLLLGPGRVTDLRLDDYHRYTREERAQRGMTALNPAVHNLSLMQEHLRLLRSGRTIRNRTYEHADGTFGPIRPIEPREIVVVRGLLGFPNDELQAMYDLSVFLQPEPELLFRWKLRRDVQTRGYTEAEVLNQIVQHLLDSKEFVVPQAQRADVVVRYELPTSEARDEEIRTSIVLRRKAAELARREQPIGGLGGATQHDDGSEVRIELSNEMTSEDVDRWAGSFFPETYLPGRVGRYTDDAGEPRVRPTLAVVEVLIAHLTTLLRSSVERP; encoded by the coding sequence ATGAGCAAACCCAATGATTCCGCAGCAATGCGGGTCAACGCCGCTCCCCTGCACGCCCCTACGCCCTCGGTAGCCCGTACGATCGCCGTGGAGTCGCAAGAGGCGTCCGCGGAAGCCGACCCTTCGGAAGAGCGCCGCCCCCGCCTGATCGCCATCGTCGGTGACTCGGGAAGCGGGAAGAGCACGGTGGCCGATGCGGTCACCCTGCTGCTGGGCCCCGGGCGCGTCACCGACCTGAGGTTGGACGACTACCACCGCTACACGCGCGAGGAGCGCGCGCAACGCGGGATGACCGCGCTCAATCCCGCGGTGCACAACCTCTCGCTCATGCAGGAGCACCTGCGCCTGCTGCGTAGCGGGCGCACCATTCGCAATCGGACCTACGAGCACGCGGACGGCACCTTCGGACCGATCCGTCCGATCGAGCCGCGGGAGATCGTCGTCGTTCGGGGACTGCTGGGCTTTCCCAACGACGAGCTGCAGGCAATGTACGACCTCTCGGTCTTCCTCCAGCCGGAGCCGGAGTTGCTCTTCCGCTGGAAGCTGCGGCGTGACGTACAGACGCGCGGTTACACCGAGGCGGAGGTGTTGAACCAGATTGTTCAACACCTGCTCGATTCGAAGGAGTTCGTGGTGCCGCAGGCGCAGCGTGCGGATGTGGTGGTCCGTTACGAGCTGCCGACCTCAGAGGCGCGCGACGAGGAGATCCGTACCTCGATCGTCCTGCGCCGGAAGGCGGCGGAGCTGGCCCGGCGGGAGCAGCCGATCGGAGGGCTGGGGGGCGCCACACAGCACGATGATGGCTCCGAAGTCCGCATCGAGCTGAGCAACGAGATGACGTCGGAAGACGTGGATCGCTGGGCCGGAAGCTTCTTCCCGGAGACCTACCTACCCGGGCGGGTCGGCCGCTACACCGATGACGCGGGTGAGCCGCGTGTGCGTCCGACCCTCGCAGTTGTCGAAGTGCTGATCGCCCACCTGACGACGCTGCTGCGCTCGTCGGTCGAGCGTCCCTGA